A window of the Miscanthus floridulus cultivar M001 chromosome 14, ASM1932011v1, whole genome shotgun sequence genome harbors these coding sequences:
- the LOC136506175 gene encoding chaperone protein ClpC2, chloroplastic, translating to MAGTLLQSVALGTTFGGRISTQRWRSHGTRRPASMLAMSLSRPVKMSAFVGLRSVHSFSVTPTVSNSRSTVASYRSSRRTRRSRFVTRAMFERFTEKAIKVIMLAQEEARRLGHNFVGTEQILLGLIGEGTGIAAKVLKSMGINLKDARVEVEKIIGRGNGFVAVEIPFTPRAKRVLELSLEEARQLGHNYIGSEHLLLGLLREGEGVAARVLESLGADPSNIRTQVIRMIGETTEAVGAGVGGGSSGNKMPTLEEYGTNLTKLAEEGKLDPVVGRQPQIERVVQILGRRTKNNPCLIGEPGVGKTAIAEGLAQRISTGDVPETIEGKKVITLDMGLLVAGTKYRGEFEERLKKLMEEIKQSDEIILFIDEVHTLIGAGAAEGAIDAANILKPSLARGELQCIGATTLDEYRKHIEKDPALERRFQPVKVPEPTVDETIEILRGLRERYEIHHKLRYTDEALIAAAKLSYQYISDRFLPDKAIDLIDEAGSRVRLQHAQVPEEARELDKELKQITKQKNEAVRSQDFEKAGELRDREMELKAQITAFIDKSKELSKAEEESGETGPMVNEADIQHIVSSWTGIPVEKVSSDESDKLLKMEETLHKRVIGQDEAVVAISRSIRRARVGLKNPNRPIASFIFAGPTGVGKSELAKALAAYYFGSEEAMIRLDMSEFMERHTVSKLIGSPPGYVGYTEGGQLTEAVRRRPYTVVLFDEIEKAHPDVFNMMLQILEDGRLTDSKGRTVDFKNTLLIMTSNVGSSVIEKGGRKIGFDLDSDEKDSSYSRIKSLVIEEMKQYFRPEFLNRLDEMIVFRQLTKLEVKEIADIMLQEVFDRLKAKDINLQVTEKFKERVVNEGYNPSYGARPLRRAIMRLLEDSLAEKILAGEVKEGDSAIVDVDSEGKVIVLNGQGGIPELSTPAITV from the exons ATGGCAGGGACCTTACTCCAGTCAGTTGCCCTCGGAACAACATTCGGGGGTCGCATAAGCACCCAGCGTTGGAGGTCCCATGGCACCAGGAGGCCTGCCTCTATGTTGGCAATGTCACTTAGCCGCCCTGTCAAGATGTCAGCATTTGTGGGTCTAAGATCAGTGCATAGCTTCTCGGTCACACCCACGGTGTCCAATTCCAGGTCGACAGTTGCATCTTACAGGTCGTCTCGACGGACAAGACGTTCTCGTTTTGTTACTCGGGCAATGTTTGAGAGGTTCACGGAGAAAGCTATTAAGGTCATCATGCTTGCGCAAGAGGAAGCAAGGCGCCTGGGGCACAACTTTGTTGGAACTGAGCAGATTCTCTTGGGTCTGATTGGAGAGGGCACTGGTATTGCAGCAAAGGTGCTCAAGTCCATGGGAATAAATCTCAAGGATGCACGTGTGGAGGTGGAAAAGATTATTGGCCGCGGCAATGGTTTTGTTGCTGTTGAAATACCATTCACACCACGTGCGAAACGTGTTTTGGAGCTCTCCTTGGAGGAAGCTCGCCAATTAG GACATAATTATATTGGATCTGAGCACCTGCTTCTTGGACTGCTTCGTGAGGGTGAAGGTGTGGCGGCTCGTGTGCTTGAGAGTCTTGGAGCTGACCCCAGCAATATCCGTACACAG GTTATTCGAATGATTGGTGAGACCACAGAAGCTGTTGGTGCTGGAGTTGGAGGGGGCAGCAGTGGTAATAAGATGCCAACTCTTGAGGAGTATGGAACTAATTTAACAAAATTAGCAGAGGAG GGAAAATTAGATCCGGTTGTTGGAAGGCAGCCACAGATTGAGCGTGTGGTACAAATTTTAGGCAGACGAACCAAGAACAATCCCTGCTTGATTGGAGAGCCTGGTGTTGGAAAGACTGCAATTGCTGAAGGACTTGCTCAACGCATTTCTACAGGCGAtgtacctgaaacaatagaaggGAAAAAG GTCATTACCCTTGACATGGGACTTCTTGTTGCTGGCACAAAATACCGTGGAGAATTCGAAGAAAGATTAAAGAAGCTGATGGAGGAAATAAAGCAAAGTGATGAGATAATACTCTTTATTGATGAAGTTCACACTCTGATAGGAGCAGGAGCAGCTGAAGGTGCTATAGATGCTGCTAATATCTTGAAGCCTTCGTTGGCCAGAGGTGAATTACAG TGCATTGGAGCGACTACACTTGATGAATATAGGAAGCACATTGAGAAAGACCCAGCACTTGAACGGCGGTTTCAACCTGTGAAAGTGCCAGAACCAACAGTAGATGAAACCATTGAAATTCTCAGAGGACTAAGGGAACGATATGAGATCCACCATAAACTTCGTTACACTGATGAAGCTCTGATTGCAGCTGCAAAGCTGTCATATCAATATATCAG TGATCGTTTCCTCCCAGATAAGGcaattgacttgattgatgaagCAGGTTCCCGTGTTAGGCTACAGCATGCACAG GTTCCTGAGGAAGCAAGAGAGCTTGACAAGGAGCTTAAACAAATCACGAAACAGAAGAATGAAGCTGTTCGTAGCCAGGATTTCGAGAAG GCTGGCGAATTGAGAGACCGTGAAATGGAATTGAAGGCCCAGATAACAGCCTTCATTGACAAGAGCAAGGAATTGAGCAAAGCAGAGGAAGAGTCTGGAGAGACAGGACCTATGGTCAATGAAGCAGATATCCAGCACATAGTATCGTCATGGACTGGCATCCCTGTGGAGAAGGTTTCCAGCGATGAATCCGATAAGCTTCTTAAGATGGAAGAGACTTTGCACAAGCGTGTCATTGGCCAAGATGAGGCTGTGGTAGCCATTAGTCGCTCCATCCGCCGTGCTCGTGTGGGTCTTAAGAACCCCAACAGGCCAATTGCAAGCTTTATTTTTGCAGGTCCCACCGGCGTTGGGAAGTCAGAGCTTGCAAAGGCTCTTGCAGCCTATTACTTTGGCTCTGAGGAGGCTATGATCCGGCTTGATATGAGTGAATTCATGGAGAGGCACACCGTATCCAAGCTGATTGGTTCACCTCCAGGATATGTAGGATACACTGAGGGTGGCCAGCTGACAGAGGCAGTTCGACGGCGACCATacacagttgtgctctttgatgagattgagaaggcacaCCCAGATGTCTTCAACATGATGCTTCAAATTTTGGAAGATGGGAGATTGACTGACAGCAAGGGAAGGACTGTGGACTTCAAGAACACACTCCTGATCATGACCTCAAATGTAGGGAGCAGTGTCATCGAGAAGGGTGGGCGGAAGATCGGATTTGACCTTGACTCTGATGAGAAGGACAGCAGCTATAGCAGGATCAAGAGCCTGGTCATCGAGGAGATGAAGCAATACTTCCGACCTGAGTTCCTCAACCGTCTCGATGAGATGATCGTGTTCAGGCAGCTGACCAAGCTCGAGGTGAAGGAGATCGCGGATATCATGCTCCAGGAGGTCTTTGACAGGCTGAAGGCCAAGGACATCAATCTTCAAGTGACCGAGAAGTTCAAGGAGCGGGTGGTGAACGAAGGCTACAACCCCAGCTACGGTGCACGCCCACTGAGGCGAGCCATCATGAGGCTGCTGGAGGACAGCCTTGCTGAGAAGATACTCGCCGGGGAGGTGAAGGAGGGCGACTCCGCCATTGTGGATGTGGACTCGGAGGGGAAGGTCATTGTGCTCAATGGTCAGGGGGGCATACCGGAGCTCTCAACTCCGGCGATCACCGTTTAG